From the Coturnix japonica isolate 7356 unplaced genomic scaffold, Coturnix japonica 2.1 chrUnrandom607, whole genome shotgun sequence genome, one window contains:
- the LOC107307456 gene encoding uncharacterized protein LOC107307456 isoform X2, whose product MAAMMADKMADKMAVKVMADKMADKMAAKMAATKMAAMMADKMAAKMADKMAAKMDAKMAAMMAAKMADKMASKMAAMVVAMMAAKMAAKMVVAKMDANMAAKMDAKMADKMADKMAAMVVAMMAAKMAAKMVVAKMADNMAGKMAAKMAAKMATKTAAKKADKMANKMAAMMAAKMVVAKMADNMAGKMATKMAAAKMAANMAAKMAAKMAAASRSLAPTCACCPAGWPSSVTWVRPGAGPGSWPGVWYRMEPPRRSRWWGTQGDGGTGGYGHRS is encoded by the coding sequence atggccgccatgATGGCCGACAAGATGGCCGACAAGATGGCTGTCAAGGTGATGGCCGACAAGATGGCcgacaagatggccgccaagatggctgccaccaagatggccgccatgATGGCcgacaagatggctgccaaaATGGCcgacaagatggccgccaagaTGGACgccaagatggctgccatgATGGCCGCCAAGATGGCCGACAAGATGGCctccaagatggccgccatgGTGGTTGCCATgatggctgccaagatggccgccaagaTGGTGGTCGCCAAGATGGACGCCAATATGGCCGCCAAGATGGATGCCAAGATGGCCGACAAGATGGCcgacaagatggccgccatgGTGGTTGCCATgatggctgccaagatggccgccaagaTGGTGGTCGCCAAGATGGCCGACAATATGGCTGGCAAGATGGccgccaagatggccgccaagaTGGCCACCAAGACGGCCGCCAAGAAGGCCGACAAGATGGCcaacaagatggccgccatgATGGCCGCCAAGATGGTGGTCGCCAAGATGGCCGACAATATGGCTGGCAAGATGGCCACCAAGATGGCCGCcgccaagatggctgccaatatggctgccaagatggccgccaagatggccgccgcTTCACGTTCGTTAGCGCCAACGTGTGCCTGCTGCCCAGCGGGTTGGCCAAGTTCAGTAACCTGGGTGAGACCAGGAGCAGGGCCCGGTTCTTGGCCCGGTGTCTGGTACCGGATGGAGCCACCGAGACGGAGCCGCTGGTGGGGGACACAAGGAGACGGGGGTACGGGGGGGTACGGACACAGGAGCTGA